A region of the Pseudomonas sp. A34-9 genome:
GTCCTGCTGCCCGGCACGCCGCAATGGGCCGAATTAACCTTCAGAAACATCGCCGCCAGCCTGGCGATCGTGCCGTTGGGTTTCTATATGTTCGGCGCGAGCGGATCGTGGATTTTGCCGCCGGCCTGGTCGCTCGGGCTTGAGATGTGCTTCTATCTGGTGATCCCGTTCTTGCTCATCTACCGAGCACGGGGCTTGGCTTTCGCCTTGTCCGTTGCGGTCTTCCTCCCCGCGTGCCTGGGTTTCATCAACACCGACTACTACGGCTACCGCTTGTTGCCCGGCGTCCTGTTTATATTCCTGTGCGGCAGTTACCTCTACAAACCGCAGGCGAAGGGTTTAGCGATTGCCGGCGGCACTGCTGTGGCAGCGGCATTGATCTTTGTGGCGATCATGGCGGGCTGGATCGAACGCCGACCGTCCAACGCTGAAGTGGCCGCGGGTATTGCGCTGGGGATTCCTGCTGTGTACGTGTTGACGAAGCTGAGGTTTCACCGGATTGACGAGTTTCTCGGGAACATCAGCTACGGCGTATTCCTGAATCACTTCGTGGTGATCTACTTCCTGCACGGTCTCTGGCCAATCACTTCATTCGATTGGCACAAGGTTGCGACGGTGTTGGTGCTGTCGTTCTTGCTGAGTGGTGTTTCGTACTATTGCGTCGAGCGGCCGGCGTTGAAATTTCGGCATGCGCTTCGCACACATGGGAAGGATCGAGAGGAGCCAGTGCGGGGCGCTGAAGCAGCAGCTTGACGTTGACAGGAATCTAAATGTGGTCGTTTGCTGAAGCGCTTCGAACGGCGCAAAAACATCACTCGCCAGCTTTTCTTGTGCTCCTGTCATCACGGCTACCCCTTCAGGTTCGCATGGCGGGCTCTAACTTCGGATGATGATTCCTGTAGTAGAGCTCTGGGTCTTCCGGATCTTCCAGAAAATCCCATACGGATGTTGAAAGAGCGCAATACAGCAAGACGATCATGAAGATAATCAGGTACACCCATAACAAACCGCCAATGCCAAACAGCGTTATCGCAGAGCCCACGAGCAGATAGGAAGCCGAGTTCGCCAGTTGGCTGACAACCAGAGTCGCGGCCATCAATCGAATGCGAACGCCAGAAGGTACTGAAACCGTTCTTTTATCTATCCCGACAAGTGAAAGACAGGCGCTGCTGCCCCCTGCGATAACGAGGCACGCGGCCAACTGCCAGATTTCGACTGACAGGGCCGATGCACCGAGGGAAACAGTGAGTACGGTCCATAGCGCGAGGTATTTAATGCGCTGATGGTTTCTCTTGGCAATAAATGGACTGAGAAAATACAAACCCGCGACAGCGCCTGCCGCGAATACAGCGTTGAACAGACCGACGCTGCTTTGCGCAAGACCATGGGCATGAATCTGGTTGGGAACCAGCATTGGCACCGTAGCGGTCACTGTCAGGAAAAGTAAAAAGCCAGACACTGTCAGGAATCTTTCTGGTGGAAGAATGAGTTTCAACTTGATCCCCAGGAACATGTCCTGAAAGCGCTCAACGGGTGATTTCACTCGCGTGGCATCAGGTGCCACGCCAAACGGTAGTGTGAATGCGAAAACCAAAGCGCCAACACCCACCAGCGCGGAAAAGAGAAGGGATGCCTGCGGCGAAAATATCCCGATAACAACTCCCGCCAACAAGGGACCTATGACGCGACTGATGGTGATGATAATACGGCGGACACGAAATGCATGTTCCATGCGATGTTTCTCGACTGTTTCAGCCGGATACACACCAAAAAGAGATTGAACAACACCAAAGGCTGACACTGCAAAAATATCAATAATCATCAGCGCTTCAATCGAATACGAAACTTCAACAGAAGGGTAACGAAGAATTCCCGTCAATAAAATAACAATACAGCCCGCCTTAATAGCAGTGCTCCGCCGCATGGCTTCAACTTGCGAAGCTAAAAACAGCACTGAAACGACGGCGGTGATTGCGAGCGCTGCCTCGTAGGTTGCCAGCTCAAGCAGGCTACCTCTCTGAACAATAATCAGAGGGACTGTTGCATTCCAGCAGCCGAGATATATCCATATGAATACTTCAAGGCACAGATACTTTCGAAATATACTCAAGCCACCTATCCTTTCGTTACATGACGATCTGCAACGGTTGCTCCGGTGCGGCCCCCATGCACTTGACTAGCCCATGAATGCCATTAATTCTGTCCGTATTAATGCCAAGCTTTGAAAACAAGTGCTCAAGCATTTGGTTTTTGTGAATATCGCGTTTTTTCTCAAGACATTCTCGATCGTACCATCTCAACCGAGCCCCCATGCCGACCTCAAAAACCCGCCCAACCCCCGCCCCGCTCCTCAACCCCGGCGAATCCGTGGTCCTGTTCGACGGCGTCTGCAAACTCTGCAACGGCTGGGCGCGCTTTTTGATTCGTCACGATCATCAGCGTCGCGTACGTTTGGCAGCGGTTCAATCGCCGGAGGGCCAGGCGTTGCTCGCGTGGGCCGGCCTCCCCATCGATCAGTTCGACACCATGGCGGTAATCCGCGACCGGCATTACTGGGAACGTTCGGACGCTTTCTTCGAGGTCATCAGCCAATTACCCGCCCGCTGGCAGGTATTGCGACTGCTGCGCGTCTTCCCGCGAGGCTTGCGCGATTGGGCCTACGACCGCATCGCGCTAAACCGCTATCGGCTGTTCGGCAAGTACGACACTTGCCTGTTGCCAACGCCAGACCATGAACAGCGCTTCCTCAAAGCAACTGCACCTGCGCCAGCAAACTGAACAACTGCAGCGGTGTCATCTTCGTCACCATCATCAGCACGATGACAAACATGCCGGCGAAACCGAGCACGCCCATCCACAACCATTGGCGGTACACGCCTTGGTATTGCTCATCCAGACGGGCCCCCGCCTCGCTTGCACTCGACGCCATTACGCACAGGCGTTTCTGCAAAAGCAGCACCGGCAGCCACAGCGAGCCGACGCAGAAGAAGATGATCAGCGAGGTCAGCACCCAGTCAGTGCTCATCGACAACCCCGAAAGTCGCATCAGCAGGTAGCCGGTGATGATCTGCACGAAACCGGCCGGTGTGGTGATCCACGTGTCGAAACGTACGACCATGCGCGCGACATGGGCGATTACTTGTGGGTTGGCGGTGCGGCTGGCGGCGATCAGGTAGAGGTAGGAACCCATGCCGAAACCGAACAGGAAAATCGCCGCGATGATGTGCAGGTACTTCAGACACAGATAGAGCATGTCAGCGTTGCCCGTCCGAGAAATGCACGGCCAGGCTCAGGTTGTCTGGATCGTTGATCGCGGCCATGTACTCGGCAACGCTGATTTCACCCACACAAGGTCGGGCGCCGGAGGGCGGCGTGTAGCCTTGCGCCATTTTCGTGGCCAGGGCCACGGCGGCGCAGCTGGGAATTTCCGGGCCTTTGTCATTCAGGGCGGTGAGTTGCGCGGTCATCGACAACGGTTTGCCGTCAACGCCAAGGCCCTGCACGTCGATGTACATTGCGCTTTTGCCATCGCCGAAACGCTCGAAGCGCATGCCGAGGCGATGCAGTCTTGCCGCCCACAGCGCATGGTCGCGGACCAGCCCGACTTTGAGTGCCTGAGCCAGCAGGCCGTTGGCGATGCCGCCGAGTTTCAGCCCGGCGCCGGCCTTGAAGCTCAAGGTCTGCGCGCCATAACGATGGGCGAAGATGTCCATGTCCGGCACATCAACATTGGCCAGCAGGCGGGTGCCCATCTGCGGCATTTTGCGCAAGGTCAGGTCCAGCCAGCCCGACACCTCATGCACCTTGCCGTTTTTAAGTTGCTTGATCGGTTTGCCGGCGTAGGCGAGCACGCCTTCGATGGTCGACAGCCCCGGCATTTTCGCCGATGAGGAAATGCCATGCTCGATCGAATCAATGCGTGAAAAGTGCTGGCGCTGCTCATCGATGATCGCGGACGACAACGTCG
Encoded here:
- a CDS encoding acyltransferase, with protein sequence MGAYRLLLAVLVAVSHMGKLFMGFNPGVVAVISFLLISGFVMTSLIERNYKAPEKVGLFYLDRALRLYPQFLFYFVVSCAVIYVLLPGTPQWAELTFRNIAASLAIVPLGFYMFGASGSWILPPAWSLGLEMCFYLVIPFLLIYRARGLAFALSVAVFLPACLGFINTDYYGYRLLPGVLFIFLCGSYLYKPQAKGLAIAGGTAVAAALIFVAIMAGWIERRPSNAEVAAGIALGIPAVYVLTKLRFHRIDEFLGNISYGVFLNHFVVIYFLHGLWPITSFDWHKVATVLVLSFLLSGVSYYCVERPALKFRHALRTHGKDREEPVRGAEAAA
- a CDS encoding MFS transporter translates to MSIFRKYLCLEVFIWIYLGCWNATVPLIIVQRGSLLELATYEAALAITAVVSVLFLASQVEAMRRSTAIKAGCIVILLTGILRYPSVEVSYSIEALMIIDIFAVSAFGVVQSLFGVYPAETVEKHRMEHAFRVRRIIITISRVIGPLLAGVVIGIFSPQASLLFSALVGVGALVFAFTLPFGVAPDATRVKSPVERFQDMFLGIKLKLILPPERFLTVSGFLLFLTVTATVPMLVPNQIHAHGLAQSSVGLFNAVFAAGAVAGLYFLSPFIAKRNHQRIKYLALWTVLTVSLGASALSVEIWQLAACLVIAGGSSACLSLVGIDKRTVSVPSGVRIRLMAATLVVSQLANSASYLLVGSAITLFGIGGLLWVYLIIFMIVLLYCALSTSVWDFLEDPEDPELYYRNHHPKLEPAMRT
- a CDS encoding thiol-disulfide oxidoreductase DCC family protein, which encodes MPTSKTRPTPAPLLNPGESVVLFDGVCKLCNGWARFLIRHDHQRRVRLAAVQSPEGQALLAWAGLPIDQFDTMAVIRDRHYWERSDAFFEVISQLPARWQVLRLLRVFPRGLRDWAYDRIALNRYRLFGKYDTCLLPTPDHEQRFLKATAPAPAN
- a CDS encoding DUF2269 domain-containing protein: MLYLCLKYLHIIAAIFLFGFGMGSYLYLIAASRTANPQVIAHVARMVVRFDTWITTPAGFVQIITGYLLMRLSGLSMSTDWVLTSLIIFFCVGSLWLPVLLLQKRLCVMASSASEAGARLDEQYQGVYRQWLWMGVLGFAGMFVIVLMMVTKMTPLQLFSLLAQVQLL
- a CDS encoding saccharopine dehydrogenase NADP-binding domain-containing protein, with the translated sequence MPFRVMVVGGYGNFGSIVCRHLALMPDIGLVLSGRDPHKLQRKVDELNNQSGNVCEGWCGDAMGGEFKSALRALNIQLVVHTGGPFQGQSYALAESCIDAGVNYCDLADCRTFVNGIGILDARAKQAGVAILSGCSSVPTLSSAIIDEQRQHFSRIDSIEHGISSSAKMPGLSTIEGVLAYAGKPIKQLKNGKVHEVSGWLDLTLRKMPQMGTRLLANVDVPDMDIFAHRYGAQTLSFKAGAGLKLGGIANGLLAQALKVGLVRDHALWAARLHRLGMRFERFGDGKSAMYIDVQGLGVDGKPLSMTAQLTALNDKGPEIPSCAAVALATKMAQGYTPPSGARPCVGEISVAEYMAAINDPDNLSLAVHFSDGQR